The nucleotide sequence TCGCGGTCGTGCCGTGGCGGGATCTCCGCCATCGCTACGCGGTGCTGACCCGGGTCACGGTCAGCGGGCTGCGCTACCTCGACGCCGCGCGCGTGCAGCGCGCGGCCGGACTCACCGAGGGCCAGGACCTGCTCTCGATCGACCTCGCGAAGGTGCGTGCCCGGATGCTCGCCGACCCGCGCATCGCGCGCGCCGAGGTGCGCCGCACGGGTCTGCGGGGAATCGAACTGCGGATCGCCGAGCGCGTGCCGGCGCTCGCGGTCGCGCACGGCGACCCGTGGGAAATCGACCGCGGCGGCGTGCTGCTCGCGCCGCTGCAGCGGGGCGTCGTCGCCGACGTGCCGATCCTCACCGGCGCCGATTTCTCCGCCTACACCCCGGGAACGAGGCTGCGCACCCCCGAGGTGCAAAGAGGCCTCGCGTGGGCCGAGGTTTTGAGCGACAATGCGCTCCGACTCGCGGGCCAGGTCTCCGAGGTGGACGTGTCCGGAGATCGCGTGACGCGCCTGGTGCTGATGAACGGCGTGTGCGTGATCGGCCGGGCCTGGCCACCGGACCTTCGTCAGCTTTCCGGGCTGCGGGCGACGCTCTCCGACCTCGAGGGCAAGGGACTCGAGCCCACCGAGGTGGACGTGCGGATTCCGGAGCAGATCATCGTGCGCGACGCGCGGGCAGGCTCCCTCGGGGGCGCCGTCCGACCCGGCGCCGACCTATAGAAGCACAGGGCACGCAGCCACGCGGGAGGGAACCCCATGGCCCAGGCGACAAGGACGTTCGTCGGTCTCGACATCGGCACCACCAAGATCAACTGCATCGTCGCCGAGCAGGCGTCCTCGGGCGAGGTGCGAATCGTCGGCGTCGGCAACGCGCCCAGCGAGGGACTGCGCCGCGGCGTCGTGGTGGAACTCGAAAAGACGATCACCAGCATCGGCCGGGCGGTGGAAGAGGCCGAGCGCATGGCCGGGACCGAGGTCAAGGGCGTCTACGCGGGCATCGCGGGTGACCACATCCGCAGCATCAACAGCCGTGGCGTGATCGCGGTCGCGCGCAAGGACAACGAGATCGCTTCCGCCGACGTCGAGCGCGTGGTCGAGGCGGCGAAGGCCATCGCCATCCCGATGGATCGCGAGATCATTCACGTGATCCCGCAGGAGTTCCTGGTGGACGACCAGGACGGGATCAAGGATCCGGTCGGCATGAGCGGGGTCCGGCTCGAGGCCGAGGTCCACATCATCACCGGCGCGGTGACCAGCGCGAAGAACATCTGCCGCGCCATCCAGCGCACGGGACTGAAGGTGCACGATCTGGTGCTCGAGCCGCTGGCATCGGCGCAGGCGGTGCTCGACGACGACGAGCGGGCGCTCGGCGTCGTGCTGCTCGACATCGGCGGCGGCACGACCGACGTGGCCGTCTTCCACGAGGGTTCGATCCGGCACACGGCGATCATCCCCTACGGCGGCGCCAGCGTGACGAGCGACATCGCCATCGGCCTGCGCACGCCCATCGACAAGGCCGAGACCCTCAAGCTCCAGTATGGCTCGGCGCTCGCCTCGCTCGTGCCCGCCGAGGAGCTGCTCGCCGTCGCCGGCGTGGGCGGTCGCACCGACC is from Candidatus Eisenbacteria bacterium and encodes:
- a CDS encoding FtsQ-type POTRA domain-containing protein; its protein translation is MSTYQGRALERAPRRERSGPSRWGQVRRVLLAMGALALLAVVPWRDLRHRYAVLTRVTVSGLRYLDAARVQRAAGLTEGQDLLSIDLAKVRARMLADPRIARAEVRRTGLRGIELRIAERVPALAVAHGDPWEIDRGGVLLAPLQRGVVADVPILTGADFSAYTPGTRLRTPEVQRGLAWAEVLSDNALRLAGQVSEVDVSGDRVTRLVLMNGVCVIGRAWPPDLRQLSGLRATLSDLEGKGLEPTEVDVRIPEQIIVRDARAGSLGGAVRPGADL
- the ftsA gene encoding cell division protein FtsA; translation: MAQATRTFVGLDIGTTKINCIVAEQASSGEVRIVGVGNAPSEGLRRGVVVELEKTITSIGRAVEEAERMAGTEVKGVYAGIAGDHIRSINSRGVIAVARKDNEIASADVERVVEAAKAIAIPMDREIIHVIPQEFLVDDQDGIKDPVGMSGVRLEAEVHIITGAVTSAKNICRAIQRTGLKVHDLVLEPLASAQAVLDDDERALGVVLLDIGGGTTDVAVFHEGSIRHTAIIPYGGASVTSDIAIGLRTPIDKAETLKLQYGSALASLVPAEELLAVAGVGGRTDREISRHVLASMIEPRMEEIFALANKEVRKNHFAALLGGGVVLTGGTSLLPGIAELAEQVFEMPVRLGTPRGVGGLAENVADPRFSTGVGLVLHAAAQAGGNGLYSDTASAKPKARFDLWNWFSSRF